In Pseudomonas sp. DNDY-54, a genomic segment contains:
- a CDS encoding cation:proton antiporter, with protein sequence MNQLNLALAIMGSVAVGVALFSALIKRSPVSESVIAVLIGLGVGPYGLAWLDLARWGDPHSILEQAARLTLAIGLMGVALRLKRAAIRALLRPIAVLVTLGMLGMWIVSSALAGWLLGLSVWAALLLGAIVTPTDPVVASSIVTGKFAKQHLPLRLRDTLSAESGSNDGLAYMFVMLPILMISHAPDQAMSRWLVESVLIGVIGAVVLGAVIGLLAAKLLALAERHGLVDGTSLLGYTVAFSLLTLGLAELLHTDGVMAVFAAGLLFNLFSDREEEHEEENIQEAVAKLFTLPMFVIFGIALPLTEWASLGWPLFWLTLLILLLRRLPVLMALAPTWQPLLNRQDTAFLGWFGPVGIAAIYYAALAHSHLQDPLFWHAASAVIFASILLHGVTAAPLTRLYARGPGPTPTRTAHLDQPKEER encoded by the coding sequence ATGAACCAGTTGAACCTTGCCCTTGCCATCATGGGCAGCGTCGCGGTCGGTGTGGCGCTGTTCTCAGCGCTCATCAAGCGCAGCCCGGTCTCCGAGTCGGTCATTGCCGTGCTGATCGGTCTTGGTGTCGGCCCGTATGGGTTGGCCTGGCTGGATCTGGCACGCTGGGGCGACCCCCACAGTATTCTCGAACAAGCCGCCCGCCTCACCTTGGCCATTGGCCTGATGGGCGTGGCGCTCCGGCTCAAACGCGCCGCGATCAGGGCCTTGCTGCGCCCCATAGCCGTATTGGTGACGTTGGGCATGCTCGGCATGTGGATCGTGTCGTCGGCGTTGGCCGGCTGGCTGCTTGGTTTGTCGGTTTGGGCTGCACTCCTACTGGGCGCCATCGTGACGCCTACCGACCCTGTCGTCGCGAGCTCTATCGTTACCGGCAAGTTTGCCAAACAGCATTTACCGCTGCGCCTGCGGGACACGCTGTCGGCCGAATCGGGAAGTAATGACGGGCTCGCCTATATGTTCGTCATGCTGCCGATCCTGATGATCAGCCATGCACCAGACCAGGCAATGTCGCGCTGGCTGGTGGAATCCGTACTCATCGGCGTGATCGGCGCGGTTGTGCTGGGCGCCGTGATCGGCTTGCTCGCGGCGAAGCTGCTGGCCTTGGCCGAGCGCCACGGTCTGGTCGACGGAACCTCGCTTCTCGGCTACACCGTTGCGTTCTCACTTCTTACGCTGGGGCTGGCCGAGCTGCTGCATACCGATGGCGTGATGGCCGTGTTCGCGGCGGGCTTGTTGTTCAACCTGTTCAGCGACCGGGAAGAAGAGCACGAGGAAGAGAACATTCAGGAAGCGGTCGCCAAGCTGTTCACGCTTCCCATGTTCGTCATCTTCGGAATCGCCCTGCCGCTGACCGAATGGGCCTCGCTGGGCTGGCCATTGTTCTGGCTGACTCTGCTGATCCTGCTCTTGCGACGCTTACCGGTCCTGATGGCGCTGGCGCCCACCTGGCAACCGCTGCTTAACAGGCAAGATACCGCGTTCCTCGGCTGGTTCGGCCCGGTGGGTATCGCCGCCATTTACTACGCCGCGCTCGCACATAGCCATCTGCAGGACCCTCTCTTCTGGCACGCCGCCAGTGCGGTGATCTTTGCCTCGATCCTGCTGCACGGCGTCACCGCGGCGCCGCTGACGCGCCTTTATGCTCGCGGGCCCGGGCCGACGCCCACGCGCACGGCGCACCTGGATCAACCGAAAGAAGAACGCTAG
- a CDS encoding DUF1615 domain-containing protein, with protein MRRTLACTSALVLLGLAGCGTQQPETPAPRPDEVKAKIVQLIPSSIPDRKGWAGDIYAAFDALEITPNNENICSVLAVTVQESTFQATPPVPGLAKIAREEIYRRASRLHVPRFVVNAALDVRSPNGKTYSERLNAVRTEEQLSAIFDDFLSIMPLGKQLFGTLNPVKTGGPMQVSIKFAEDRRWDYPFEYQGSIRDEVFTRRGGMYFGIAHLLDYPASYTQPLYRFADFNAGWYASRNAAFQNAVARASGTKLALDGDLIIHGSSKAGQTERAVRSLAGKLDMSETAIRNALERGDTHGFEKTSLYERVFALAEKRVGKPLPRAVLPGIRLESPKITRNLTTAWFANRVNDRHLACMKRARG; from the coding sequence ATGCGCCGTACGCTTGCGTGCACCAGCGCGCTCGTGCTGCTGGGGTTGGCTGGTTGCGGTACGCAGCAACCCGAGACGCCAGCGCCCCGACCGGACGAGGTCAAAGCCAAGATTGTTCAGCTGATCCCATCCAGCATTCCCGACCGCAAAGGCTGGGCGGGCGACATCTACGCCGCATTCGATGCACTCGAGATCACGCCTAACAACGAGAACATCTGCTCGGTGCTTGCCGTCACGGTTCAGGAGTCCACCTTCCAGGCGACACCTCCCGTGCCTGGCCTGGCCAAGATCGCCCGTGAAGAAATCTACCGGCGCGCCTCGCGGCTGCATGTTCCCCGCTTTGTGGTCAACGCCGCGCTGGACGTTCGCTCGCCCAACGGCAAGACCTATAGCGAACGGCTGAATGCGGTGCGCACCGAGGAACAGCTGAGCGCGATCTTCGATGACTTCCTCAGCATCATGCCGCTCGGCAAACAGCTGTTCGGTACGCTCAATCCGGTGAAGACCGGCGGGCCGATGCAGGTCAGCATCAAGTTCGCCGAAGACCGCCGGTGGGACTATCCGTTTGAGTACCAGGGCTCGATCCGCGACGAAGTATTCACCCGCCGCGGCGGAATGTATTTCGGCATCGCCCACCTGCTGGACTATCCCGCCAGCTATACCCAACCGCTGTATCGCTTCGCCGACTTCAACGCGGGCTGGTATGCCAGTCGCAACGCGGCGTTTCAGAACGCAGTGGCGCGTGCCAGCGGCACGAAGCTGGCGCTCGACGGCGATCTGATCATTCATGGCAGCAGCAAGGCTGGGCAAACCGAGCGGGCGGTGCGTTCACTGGCCGGCAAACTGGATATGAGTGAAACCGCGATTCGCAACGCGCTGGAGCGCGGCGATACCCACGGCTTCGAGAAGACCTCGCTCTATGAGCGCGTTTTTGCACTGGCCGAAAAGCGCGTGGGCAAACCGCTGCCTCGGGCGGTGCTTCCCGGTATCCGTCTGGAAAGCCCTAAGATCACGCGCAACCTGACCACCGCCTGGTTTGCCAACCGGGTCAATGACCGGCACCTGGCCTGCATGAAACGCGCTCGGGGCTGA